From Anastrepha obliqua isolate idAnaObli1 chromosome 3, idAnaObli1_1.0, whole genome shotgun sequence:
AGTGAAAGAGTTTTGCATGCCGCGTTAATGACTTACCCGCCGTACCAGTGACAAATGTTCAAAAGACTGTCAggtaataaagcaaaaacaagaaaatgtctTCGTGCTATAGCGGTTTCGATGATCGTTCATTCGAATTTGAAGATTCATCTTACGACAGTGGTTACGAGAAAAGCTTTGAAACCGATTGTAATGTAACGCCGCGCAAACTAATATTCGATAATGGCGCTGATTTCTATGCTGCCTCCGAGTCATCATTGCCGGCTGGCAGCTACAATAGCAACGGCGTAGGCCCCCTCATGGAGCGCGCCCCATTTCCAGGCCTACTCGATGGGAACAGTAATCATAGCAGCCGCAGTGTGCGCACGCTGGTCGAACATGTGATCAGCAAAGCACCGCCGACGGAAACAGAATTCGCACCCAAATTAACATCAACGCCGACAAAGAATTCTCCCGGCGCTGTCGATGGCAATAACAGTGATCAACCAACTGAACCACGTCCCAAGCGCAAATATGCCGTCGGCAAAAATCGTGTAACGCGCTCACGCAGTCCCCTGCAAGTAGTACGCATTAAAAAGTTTCGACGTATGAAGGCAAACGATCGTGAACGAAATCGTATGCATACGTTGAATGATGCGTTGGAGAGGCTGCGCGTCACGCTACCCTCACTACCGGAGGAGACTAAGCTGACAAAAATCGAGATACTGCGTTTCGCGCATAATTACATTTTCGCACTAGAGCAAGTACTGGAAAGTGGTGGCACAATCAATCTGGATTTGGAAAAGTTACAGAATTTCACTCTAAGCGGAGAACGCATCACCAAAGAGTTATTCGATGCGATTTTCATCAATCCACAACCCTACACAAGCATCTTCGGCATGGGTTGCGGCCTCGCTGGACGTGTGCCATATCCACATCAGGCGCCACCAATGAACGCACAACACGTATACATAGAACAACAGCAGTTACTGCAACGGGGTCGACCACCGCAAGGTTATGCCTACGACAGTGACATGCGTCCCTATAATATACAACACGAAGCGCGCAATCCGTTATGTGAGCCAACGGCAACGCATCCAAATTTTTCACAGGAAAAATACGAGTTATATAAAAGTACTTTCGAAGCAGCAGCTAATATACGATCCACATCTGCCACGTACATGGACGTGTCGCCTGGGACTGACATCAGATCAGCTCGCTATACAACACAGCCTACATACACTCAACTGCCAACTGCGGACACAAACTATTATCTGGCGAAAGATCAGTCAACAGCGTTCACATCAACACCATCCATGGCGTCACAAGGTGCGCATATGGATCGTAGCGGTTCCGTAAGGGAGCAAGCGCAGTCATCAATGTTGCATCAGGCCAGCAGTTTCTACACCCAAACACCGCCTTGGAAGGATTATAGTGAGCAAATGACGAACACCAATAATAGTAGTTTCGAACAGTATTCAAACGTATAGCAGCGGGTGTTACTATGGATTGTAGTGTATAGTAATACAGGTATAACGGGATATTGGGGCATATTAAAATGGACAGTTGCAAGgaataagttttatttatatacatacatacatacatatgtaggtatacagCAGTCTATAGGTGCACTGAAatcaataatttgtttaattttgatttttatggaTGGTTTTGGAGTTGAGTACTCGGATAGTAAGCCTATTAAAGACTTGAACATCTGTTTGAAGTACTTTGACTAAAATAAtgcatataaaacaaaaacattttattaaatagtttcagtagtattttgagaaaaaattacgaaaagtcATCCAcaaattttgaagtatttctACAAAGTTTCAAGTATTTTgggcaaatatttcaaaaatatgttgatgAAATCTAGAATTGTttgaaactaataaaaatatcgatgCATTGTTACGACGAAATAACCGTGTACCGCCATTTTTTTCGTCATAACAATAGATCGAATATaactaagaaaataatttttgtacgaCATCTTCATAGAATCTTGACTTGAAGTTTTATAACCTAACGTTAGAAAGTCTCAACCAACGTTCTATgcaaaaagagtaaaattaaccATTTGCTAAAAATTGCTATCCTCTCAAGTGATCCTCCGCAGCTGTTTCAGCTGTGGATCACTCGGAAGCATAGCAATTTAAAAGCCAAATCCTTGTCAAGagttaacattaaaaataaaactaagtacACATTCACGAATCTAACAGGTTATCTCAATGTATCAGGTACCTTACCGTAGCTGTCTACAAGCTTTATGAAATGTGAGAGTTTTGATATTTACCAAAgagaaaatatatgtaaatagatacgaaaatatatttttgtaaattaggCATTTACTGTAATACATCTAACAAGAGCTAGTcagtttcttaaaataaaaaaaaaactattaaacatGTATTTAATATAAAGGTTAGTTAAAGTTTTACAAAAGGGGAGGGTTCAGCAAAGATCAGTTTATACAGGTTGTAATGAAAT
This genomic window contains:
- the LOC129240303 gene encoding basic helix-loop-helix neural transcription factor TAP-like, with translation MSSCYSGFDDRSFEFEDSSYDSGYEKSFETDCNVTPRKLIFDNGADFYAASESSLPAGSYNSNGVGPLMERAPFPGLLDGNSNHSSRSVRTLVEHVISKAPPTETEFAPKLTSTPTKNSPGAVDGNNSDQPTEPRPKRKYAVGKNRVTRSRSPLQVVRIKKFRRMKANDRERNRMHTLNDALERLRVTLPSLPEETKLTKIEILRFAHNYIFALEQVLESGGTINLDLEKLQNFTLSGERITKELFDAIFINPQPYTSIFGMGCGLAGRVPYPHQAPPMNAQHVYIEQQQLLQRGRPPQGYAYDSDMRPYNIQHEARNPLCEPTATHPNFSQEKYELYKSTFEAAANIRSTSATYMDVSPGTDIRSARYTTQPTYTQLPTADTNYYLAKDQSTAFTSTPSMASQGAHMDRSGSVREQAQSSMLHQASSFYTQTPPWKDYSEQMTNTNNSSFEQYSNV